From a single Micromonospora carbonacea genomic region:
- a CDS encoding peptidase C39 family protein — translation MASTALRALALTGVAALALAGTAVPAHAGRHRPPVEHDEQITFQEWSRHPDWRTGTHRGTRAVPGHRAGITIGRPAGTTEFTDEHAGTTSTWEYATWTSPATRIGFDATELVASWNADTPAGTWLQVELQGTYNTGDRTPWYVMGRWASGDADIKRATLDGQGDPWSSVWTDTFAIDDADAGVLLRSYQLRLSLYRKPGQTASPRVRMLGAMSSNVPDRFTVTPSRGGIAWGRELPVPAHSQMIHKGNYPEWGGGGQVWCSPTSTTMVLEYHGRGPSAEDLAWVTPGYTDPQVAHAARMTWDYEYEGAGNWPFNTAYAASFPDIDARVTRLHSLDELERFVAAGLPVITSQSFLDTELDGSNYGTSGHLFVVVGFTADGDVIVNDPASSSNAEVRNVYRREQFEQIWLRTKRYRADGTVASGSGGIAYLIKPADQPWPVVPGSTNW, via the coding sequence ATGGCCAGCACAGCCCTACGCGCGCTCGCGCTCACCGGCGTCGCCGCGCTCGCCCTCGCCGGCACGGCCGTTCCCGCCCACGCCGGCCGCCACCGCCCGCCCGTCGAACACGACGAGCAGATCACGTTCCAGGAGTGGTCCCGCCACCCCGACTGGCGTACCGGCACCCACCGGGGCACCCGGGCCGTGCCCGGTCACCGCGCCGGGATCACCATCGGCCGGCCCGCCGGGACGACCGAGTTCACCGACGAGCACGCCGGCACCACCAGCACCTGGGAGTACGCCACCTGGACCTCGCCGGCCACCCGGATCGGCTTCGACGCCACCGAGCTGGTGGCCTCGTGGAACGCCGACACCCCGGCGGGCACCTGGCTCCAGGTCGAGCTCCAGGGCACGTACAACACCGGCGACCGGACCCCCTGGTACGTCATGGGCCGGTGGGCCTCCGGCGACGCCGACATCAAGCGGGCCACCCTCGACGGTCAGGGCGACCCGTGGTCGAGCGTGTGGACGGACACGTTCGCCATCGACGACGCCGACGCCGGGGTGCTGCTGCGGTCGTACCAGCTTCGGCTCAGCCTCTACCGCAAGCCCGGCCAGACGGCCTCGCCCCGGGTCCGGATGCTCGGCGCGATGAGCTCGAACGTGCCGGACCGGTTCACCGTCACGCCGAGCCGGGGCGGCATCGCCTGGGGGAGGGAGCTGCCCGTTCCCGCCCACTCCCAGATGATCCACAAAGGCAACTACCCCGAGTGGGGCGGCGGCGGGCAGGTCTGGTGCAGCCCCACGTCGACCACGATGGTGCTGGAATACCACGGCCGGGGCCCGTCGGCCGAGGACCTGGCCTGGGTCACCCCCGGCTACACCGATCCGCAGGTCGCCCACGCCGCCCGGATGACCTGGGACTACGAGTACGAGGGCGCGGGGAACTGGCCGTTCAACACCGCGTACGCCGCGAGCTTCCCCGACATCGACGCCCGGGTGACCCGGCTGCACTCCCTCGACGAGCTGGAACGCTTCGTCGCCGCCGGCCTGCCCGTCATCACCTCGCAGTCCTTCCTGGACACCGAGCTGGACGGGTCGAACTACGGCACCTCCGGGCACCTCTTCGTGGTCGTCGGCTTCACCGCCGACGGCGACGTGATCGTCAACGATCCGGCGTCGTCGTCGAACGCCGAGGTACGCAACGTCTACCGGCGGGAGCAGTTCGAGCAGATCTGGCTGCGCACCAAGCGCTACCGCGCCGACGGGACGGTGGCCAGCGGCTCGGGCGGCATCGCGTACCTGATCAAGCCGGCGGACCAGCCGTGGCCGGTGGTGCCGGGCTCGACCAACTGGTAG
- a CDS encoding ABC transporter substrate-binding protein yields MFRRTPRLFAATLAVAALALGACAEKSSDDAPAPGGSSAAAAFPATVGKLTLDKRPEKIVSLSPTATEMLFAIGAGKQVTAVDDQSNYPPDAPKTDLSGFQPNAEAIAGKSPDLVVLSNDTNKIVDQLTTLKIPVLVTPAATTLEDSYRQLADLGTLTGHPDEAADVVTRMKDDIAKLTKDLPQRSAKLTYYHELGPELYSATSRTFIGSIYALAGLENIADAADADGKNGGYPQLSQEIIVKANPDFVFLADTKCCKQSPETVKARSGWAGVTAVKNNQVVALDDDIASRWGPRVVDLLRAVVDAVAKVPA; encoded by the coding sequence GTGTTCCGACGTACCCCCCGGCTCTTCGCCGCGACCCTCGCGGTGGCCGCGCTCGCGCTCGGTGCGTGCGCCGAGAAGAGCTCCGACGACGCCCCGGCCCCCGGTGGCAGCTCGGCCGCCGCCGCCTTCCCGGCCACCGTCGGCAAGCTCACGCTCGACAAGCGGCCCGAGAAGATCGTCTCGCTCTCGCCGACCGCCACCGAGATGCTCTTCGCCATCGGCGCGGGCAAGCAGGTCACCGCCGTCGACGACCAGTCCAACTACCCGCCGGACGCGCCGAAGACCGACCTGTCCGGCTTCCAGCCCAACGCCGAGGCGATCGCCGGCAAGAGCCCCGACCTGGTGGTGCTCTCCAACGACACCAACAAGATCGTCGACCAGCTCACCACGCTGAAGATCCCGGTGCTGGTCACCCCGGCGGCGACCACCCTGGAGGACTCCTACCGGCAGCTCGCCGACCTCGGCACGCTGACCGGCCACCCGGACGAGGCCGCCGACGTCGTCACCCGGATGAAGGACGACATCGCCAAGCTCACCAAGGACCTGCCGCAGCGGTCGGCGAAGCTGACCTATTACCACGAGCTGGGCCCGGAGCTCTACAGCGCGACCAGCAGGACCTTCATCGGCTCGATCTACGCCCTCGCCGGGCTGGAGAACATCGCCGACGCCGCCGACGCCGACGGCAAGAACGGCGGGTACCCGCAGCTCTCCCAGGAGATCATCGTCAAGGCGAACCCCGACTTCGTCTTCCTGGCCGACACCAAGTGCTGCAAGCAGAGCCCCGAGACCGTCAAGGCGCGCAGCGGCTGGGCCGGCGTCACCGCCGTCAAGAACAACCAGGTCGTCGCGCTCGACGACGACATCGCCTCGCGCTGGGGCCCCCGGGTCGTCGACCTGCTCCGGGCCGTCGTCGACGCCGTCGCCAAGGTGCCGGCGTGA
- a CDS encoding DEAD/DEAH box helicase: MPDSLVQALGRLGITTPFPIQRATVPDALAGRDVLGRGQTGSGKTLAFGLPVIARLAKRNRARPLHPRALVLVPTRELAMQVNDALVPLGKAVGIFLKTAVGGVPYDRQIDALRRGVEIVVATPGRLGDLINRGVCHLDDVEVTVLDEADQMADMGFLPEVTELLAKTPAGSQRLLFSATLDGDVDSLVKRFMTDPVTHSTAPATAAVSTMDHHLLLIPPHDKFAVAASIAARSGRTMLFARTQLGVDRLVEQLAAVGVRAGGLHGGKTQRMRTKTLAEFREGRMSVLVATDVAARGIHVDGVSLVLHVDPPKDPKDYLHRAGRTARAGESGAVATLVLPKQRRTTLAMLQKAGVEPAETRVRAGDPALAELTGAREPSGVPVRDEPPAPRRYGDRPSGPRRFEERGERRHGDRDGRGERRYGDRPTGDRPGGGERRFGDRPSGERGFGERRYGDRPTSERSFGERPTGERRYGDGPTGERRHSDRPTSERPFGDRPTGERRHSDRPGGDRAFGERRYGDREQRAGGDRRFGDRPTGERRHEDRGERGFGDRRFDERAGGDRRYGDRPTGERRYGDGPTGERRHSDRPTSERSFGDRSTGDRATGERRFGDRPAEPRRFDERAGGERRYGDRPGGERRHDDRPGGDRPMGERRFGDRAFGERGGDARTGDRRGGFRPEGRGRDDRPRDDRRGFGGRPPARTH; the protein is encoded by the coding sequence CTGCCCGACTCGCTGGTCCAGGCTCTCGGCCGGCTGGGCATCACCACGCCGTTCCCGATCCAGCGGGCCACCGTGCCGGACGCCCTCGCCGGGCGCGACGTCCTCGGTCGGGGCCAGACCGGCTCCGGCAAGACCCTCGCCTTCGGCCTGCCGGTGATCGCCCGGCTCGCCAAGCGCAACCGGGCCCGCCCGCTGCACCCCCGGGCCCTGGTGCTGGTGCCCACCCGGGAGCTGGCCATGCAGGTCAACGACGCGCTGGTGCCGCTCGGCAAGGCGGTCGGGATCTTCCTCAAGACCGCCGTCGGCGGCGTGCCGTACGACCGGCAGATCGACGCGCTCCGGCGGGGGGTGGAGATCGTCGTGGCCACCCCCGGCCGGCTGGGCGACCTGATCAACCGGGGCGTCTGCCACCTCGACGACGTCGAGGTGACCGTGCTCGACGAGGCCGACCAGATGGCCGACATGGGCTTCCTGCCGGAGGTCACCGAGCTGCTGGCCAAGACGCCGGCCGGCAGCCAGCGGCTGCTCTTCTCGGCCACCCTGGACGGTGACGTGGACTCGCTGGTCAAGCGGTTCATGACCGACCCGGTCACCCACTCGACCGCCCCCGCCACCGCCGCCGTGTCCACGATGGACCATCACCTGCTGCTGATCCCGCCGCACGACAAGTTCGCCGTGGCGGCGTCCATCGCCGCCCGGTCCGGCCGGACGATGCTCTTCGCCCGCACCCAGCTCGGGGTGGACCGGCTCGTCGAGCAGCTCGCCGCCGTCGGCGTCCGGGCCGGCGGGCTGCACGGGGGCAAGACGCAGCGGATGCGCACCAAGACCCTCGCCGAGTTCCGCGAGGGCCGGATGAGCGTGCTGGTCGCCACGGACGTCGCGGCCCGGGGCATCCACGTGGACGGCGTCTCGCTGGTGCTGCACGTGGACCCGCCGAAGGACCCGAAGGACTACCTGCACCGGGCGGGGCGTACCGCCCGGGCCGGCGAGTCGGGCGCGGTGGCCACGCTGGTGCTGCCCAAGCAGCGCCGGACCACCCTCGCCATGTTGCAGAAGGCCGGCGTCGAGCCGGCGGAGACGCGGGTCCGGGCCGGCGACCCGGCCCTGGCCGAGCTGACCGGCGCCCGGGAGCCCAGCGGGGTGCCGGTCCGCGACGAGCCGCCCGCCCCGCGCCGCTACGGCGACCGGCCGTCCGGTCCGCGCCGGTTCGAGGAGCGGGGCGAGCGCCGGCACGGCGACCGGGACGGCCGGGGCGAGCGCCGCTACGGCGACCGGCCGACCGGCGACCGGCCCGGCGGCGGCGAACGCCGTTTCGGCGACCGGCCGTCGGGCGAGCGCGGCTTCGGCGAGCGCCGCTACGGCGACCGGCCCACCAGCGAGCGGTCCTTCGGCGAGCGACCCACCGGCGAGCGGCGCTACGGCGACGGCCCGACCGGCGAGCGCCGCCACAGCGACCGGCCTACCAGCGAGCGGCCCTTCGGCGACCGGCCGACCGGCGAGCGGCGCCACAGCGACCGGCCCGGCGGCGACCGCGCCTTCGGCGAGCGGCGGTACGGCGACCGGGAGCAGCGCGCTGGCGGGGACCGCCGGTTCGGTGACCGCCCGACGGGTGAGCGCCGCCACGAGGACCGGGGCGAGCGCGGCTTCGGCGACCGGCGGTTCGACGAGCGCGCCGGTGGCGACCGCCGCTACGGCGACCGACCGACCGGCGAGCGCCGCTACGGCGACGGCCCGACCGGCGAGCGCCGCCACAGCGACCGGCCTACCAGCGAGCGGTCCTTCGGTGACCGGTCGACCGGTGACCGGGCCACCGGCGAGCGCCGCTTTGGCGACCGGCCGGCCGAGCCGCGCCGGTTCGACGAGCGCGCCGGTGGCGAGCGCCGCTACGGCGACCGGCCCGGCGGCGAGCGCCGACACGACGACCGGCCCGGCGGCGACCGGCCCATGGGCGAGCGCCGCTTCGGGGATCGGGCCTTCGGCGAGCGGGGCGGGGACGCCCGTACCGGCGACCGACGGGGTGGGTTCCGCCCCGAGGGGCGCGGGCGGGACGACCGGCCCCGGGACGACCGGCGCGGCTTCGGCGGGCGGCCGCCGGCGCGTACCCACTGA
- a CDS encoding C40 family peptidase, giving the protein MVQSTRRQRRQRRRAPLFSPVLRPALWSALLSAVATAALATPAYAEPPLPNVVPDTGSRPVAVGGLPVPGLNGPAVPGAGAPVTPLGTGPLAAAIAAAEAQVGLLGDQLLGLRQTRTEAEGQLAAADRDLKTARDALARAQEGADAAAAGALKAAAALPPGEFAEDLHGLNMLQQITRGEEAEGATTAAAGELTRARAAEQVAYQAWLAADTRVRSVRDQYAAVEKSLREQEKKLLKLRKDNAAQIIELERQQEALEQQLGAGYVDGQSSNGLTASPTALAAVRYALAQLGDPYVWAAEGPDAFDCSGLMWAAYRSAGYNQLPRVSRDQYYATRGRTVSRSALLPGDLLFFASGSSWTTIHHVAMYIGNGKMVQSPTTGQTVKISTVGWSRLYAATRVVGAVPAPTPTPTPAPTTPKPTATPKPTKTPTPKPTTPTPKPTTPTPKPTTASPTPTPTPTPSPSDTPSPSPAPTTQASSPAPEDSASPDASTSVAG; this is encoded by the coding sequence ATGGTGCAGAGCACGCGACGACAGCGACGGCAGCGACGGAGGGCGCCCCTGTTCTCGCCGGTGCTCCGGCCAGCGCTGTGGTCCGCCCTGCTCAGCGCCGTGGCCACGGCCGCGCTCGCCACCCCCGCGTACGCCGAACCGCCGCTGCCCAACGTCGTGCCCGACACCGGTTCCCGCCCCGTCGCCGTCGGCGGGCTCCCGGTGCCCGGCCTGAACGGCCCGGCCGTCCCCGGCGCCGGCGCGCCGGTGACGCCGCTCGGCACCGGCCCGCTCGCCGCCGCCATCGCGGCCGCCGAGGCCCAGGTCGGCCTCCTCGGTGACCAACTGCTCGGGCTGCGCCAGACCCGCACCGAGGCGGAGGGCCAGCTCGCCGCCGCCGACCGGGACCTGAAGACGGCCCGCGACGCCCTGGCCCGCGCCCAGGAGGGCGCCGACGCCGCCGCGGCCGGCGCGCTCAAGGCCGCCGCCGCGCTGCCGCCCGGCGAGTTCGCCGAGGACCTGCACGGGCTCAACATGCTCCAGCAGATCACCCGCGGCGAGGAGGCGGAGGGGGCGACGACCGCCGCGGCCGGCGAGCTGACCCGCGCCCGCGCCGCCGAGCAGGTCGCCTACCAGGCGTGGCTCGCCGCCGACACCCGGGTGCGTTCGGTCCGGGACCAGTACGCCGCCGTGGAGAAGTCGCTCCGCGAGCAGGAGAAGAAGCTGCTCAAGCTGCGCAAGGACAACGCGGCGCAGATCATCGAGCTGGAACGCCAGCAGGAGGCCCTCGAGCAGCAGCTCGGCGCGGGCTACGTCGACGGGCAGAGCAGCAACGGCCTCACCGCGAGCCCGACCGCGCTGGCCGCCGTCCGCTACGCCCTGGCCCAGCTCGGCGACCCGTACGTCTGGGCCGCCGAGGGTCCGGACGCCTTCGACTGCTCCGGGCTGATGTGGGCCGCCTACCGGTCGGCCGGCTACAACCAGCTGCCCCGGGTCTCCCGCGACCAGTACTACGCGACCCGGGGCCGCACGGTGAGCCGCAGCGCGCTGCTCCCCGGCGACCTGCTCTTCTTCGCCTCCGGCAGCAGTTGGACGACGATCCACCACGTCGCGATGTACATCGGCAACGGCAAGATGGTGCAGTCCCCCACCACGGGCCAGACGGTGAAGATCAGCACGGTGGGATGGTCCCGGCTCTACGCCGCGACCCGCGTGGTCGGCGCGGTGCCCGCCCCGACCCCGACCCCCACCCCGGCTCCGACCACTCCCAAGCCCACCGCCACCCCCAAGCCGACGAAGACTCCGACGCCGAAGCCGACCACCCCGACGCCGAAGCCCACGACGCCGACGCCGAAGCCGACCACGGCGAGCCCGACGCCGACGCCGACTCCGACGCCGAGCCCGTCGGACACCCCGTCCCCGTCACCGGCGCCGACCACCCAGGCCAGCAGCCCGGCACCGGAGGACAGCGCCTCGCCGGACGCCTCGACGAGCGTGGCCGGCTGA
- the mqnE gene encoding aminofutalosine synthase MqnE, translating to MDAGLKRELEEKVYAGERLTREDGIALYDSDDLTWLGRLAHHRRTELNGDRVMFNVNRHLNLTNVCSASCAYCSFQRKPGEKDAYTMRIDEAVRKAKEMEDEQLTELHIVNGLHPTLPWRYYPKVLRELKAALPKVNLKAFTATEVQWFEKISGLGADEILDELMDAGLESLTGGGAEIFDWEVRQHIVDHACHWEDWSRIHRLAHSKGMKTPSTMLYGHIEEPRHRVDHVLRLRELQDETGGFQVFIPLRYQHDFVDSADGKIRNRIQARTTMASPAESLKTFAVSRLLFDNVPHVKCFWVMHGLSVAQLSLNFGVDDLDGSVVEYKITHDADSYGTPNTMHRDDLLHLIWDAGFRPVERNTRYEIVREYDGPPSLAERRSEPQQVWA from the coding sequence ATGGACGCCGGACTCAAGCGCGAGCTCGAAGAGAAGGTGTACGCGGGCGAACGGTTGACCCGAGAGGACGGGATCGCCCTCTACGACAGCGACGACCTGACCTGGCTGGGCCGCCTGGCGCACCACCGGCGCACGGAGCTCAACGGCGACCGGGTGATGTTCAACGTCAACCGGCACCTCAACCTGACCAACGTGTGCAGCGCCTCCTGCGCGTACTGCTCGTTCCAGCGCAAGCCGGGCGAGAAGGACGCGTACACGATGCGCATCGACGAGGCGGTCCGCAAGGCCAAGGAGATGGAGGACGAGCAGCTCACCGAGCTGCACATCGTCAACGGCCTGCACCCGACGCTGCCCTGGCGCTACTACCCGAAGGTGCTGCGCGAGCTGAAGGCGGCGCTGCCGAAGGTCAACCTGAAGGCGTTCACCGCGACCGAGGTGCAGTGGTTCGAGAAGATCAGCGGCCTGGGCGCCGACGAGATCCTCGACGAGCTGATGGACGCCGGCCTGGAGTCGCTGACCGGCGGCGGCGCGGAGATCTTCGACTGGGAGGTCCGCCAGCACATCGTCGACCACGCCTGCCACTGGGAGGACTGGTCGCGGATCCACCGGCTGGCCCACTCGAAGGGCATGAAGACCCCGTCGACGATGCTCTACGGGCACATCGAGGAGCCCCGGCACCGCGTCGACCACGTGCTGCGGCTGCGCGAGTTGCAGGACGAGACGGGCGGCTTCCAGGTCTTCATCCCGCTGCGCTACCAGCACGACTTCGTCGACTCGGCGGACGGCAAGATCCGTAACCGGATCCAGGCGCGGACCACGATGGCCTCGCCGGCCGAGTCGCTGAAGACGTTCGCGGTCTCCCGGCTGCTGTTCGACAACGTCCCGCACGTGAAGTGCTTCTGGGTGATGCACGGCCTGTCGGTGGCCCAGCTCTCGCTGAACTTCGGCGTGGACGACCTGGACGGCTCCGTCGTGGAATACAAGATCACCCACGACGCCGACTCGTACGGCACCCCGAACACCATGCACCGCGACGACCTGCTGCACCTGATCTGGGACGCGGGCTTCCGCCCGGTCGAGCGCAACACCCGCTACGAGATCGTCCGCGAGTACGACGGGCCCCCGTCGCTGGCGGAGCGCCGGTCCGAGCCGCAGCAGGTGTGGGCCTGA
- a CDS encoding putative glycolipid-binding domain-containing protein gives MPTMPKSLFWARTDTAGSEHVVFDDGAGLGARGVVLAVDPIPYTCRYRLTAGSDWATSRLEVEVEGAGWQRSVRLEAVGGRWRVTAAEQGDLDAALRAAGHPAAGLPGADDPERLADAVDVDLGGSPLFNTLPVRRLGLTAASPTTTSSPAAAEPGAAHRITVAWVQVPSLLVLPAEQVYAALGPGRVRFASETFTTELAVDPGGWVLHYPGLADRIAPR, from the coding sequence ATGCCGACAATGCCGAAGTCGCTGTTCTGGGCCCGGACGGACACCGCCGGCAGCGAGCACGTGGTGTTCGACGACGGCGCCGGGCTCGGCGCGCGGGGCGTCGTGCTCGCGGTCGACCCGATCCCCTACACCTGCCGTTACCGGCTGACGGCCGGGTCGGACTGGGCGACCAGCCGGCTGGAGGTCGAGGTGGAGGGCGCGGGCTGGCAGCGGAGCGTACGCCTGGAAGCGGTGGGTGGCCGGTGGCGCGTGACCGCCGCCGAGCAGGGCGACCTGGACGCGGCCTTGCGGGCGGCCGGGCATCCGGCGGCCGGTCTGCCGGGCGCCGACGATCCGGAGCGGCTGGCCGACGCGGTGGACGTCGACCTCGGCGGTTCGCCGCTGTTCAACACCCTTCCGGTACGCCGGCTCGGGCTGACCGCCGCATCCCCGACCACGACGTCGTCTCCGGCTGCGGCGGAGCCGGGGGCGGCGCACCGGATCACCGTGGCGTGGGTGCAGGTGCCCAGCCTGCTGGTGCTGCCCGCCGAGCAGGTCTACGCGGCGCTCGGGCCCGGGCGGGTCCGCTTCGCCAGCGAGACGTTCACCACGGAACTGGCCGTCGACCCGGGCGGCTGGGTGCTGCACTATCCGGGCCTGGCCGACCGCATCGCGCCGCGCTGA
- a CDS encoding FecCD family ABC transporter permease, with protein sequence MQKALTRGPSFAQRPAGLRPGWLAAGVAAVLVALVAGVSLGPVSLPPGSVAAELLNLLPGVRLDSGLSEREIAIVTELRLPRVVLGLLVGGLLALAGGCYQGVFRNPLADPYLLGVAAGAGLAVTAVISLGAVAGGAPTGLPLTVPLAAFVGSLGAVAMTYLLGVAGGRGRSTATLILAGVAVSAFLSAGQTYLLQRNSDSIQQVYSWLLGRLATAGWHDVRLVLPYFLLTTVVVLLHRRELDVLSVGDDEARSLGLHPQRSRYLLIAAASLGTAAAVSASGLIGFVGIIVPHTVRLLAGSSYRVILPLSLLFGGAFLALTDVVARTAAAPAEVPIGVVTALLGGPFFVLVLRTARRVLT encoded by the coding sequence ATGCAGAAAGCGTTGACAAGGGGCCCCTCCTTCGCGCAGCGGCCGGCCGGGCTGCGGCCCGGCTGGCTGGCCGCGGGGGTGGCCGCCGTGCTGGTCGCGCTCGTCGCCGGGGTGTCGCTCGGCCCGGTCAGCCTGCCCCCCGGCAGCGTCGCCGCCGAACTGCTCAACCTGCTGCCCGGGGTGCGCCTCGACAGTGGACTGAGCGAACGCGAGATCGCCATCGTCACCGAGCTGCGGCTGCCCCGGGTCGTGCTCGGGCTGCTCGTCGGCGGCCTGCTCGCCCTGGCCGGCGGCTGCTACCAGGGTGTGTTCCGCAACCCGCTGGCCGACCCGTACCTGCTCGGGGTGGCGGCCGGCGCCGGCCTCGCCGTCACCGCCGTGATCTCCCTCGGGGCCGTGGCGGGCGGCGCGCCGACCGGGCTGCCGCTCACCGTTCCCCTCGCCGCGTTCGTCGGCTCGCTCGGCGCGGTCGCCATGACGTACCTGCTCGGGGTCGCCGGCGGGCGGGGGCGCTCCACGGCCACACTGATCCTGGCCGGGGTGGCCGTCTCCGCGTTCCTCTCCGCCGGGCAGACCTACCTGCTCCAGCGCAACTCCGACAGCATCCAGCAGGTCTACTCGTGGCTGCTCGGCCGGCTGGCCACCGCCGGCTGGCACGACGTCCGGCTGGTCCTGCCGTACTTCCTGCTCACCACGGTCGTCGTGCTGCTGCACCGGCGCGAGCTGGACGTCCTCTCCGTCGGCGACGACGAGGCCCGCAGCCTCGGCCTGCACCCGCAGCGCTCCCGCTACCTGCTGATCGCCGCCGCCTCGCTCGGCACCGCCGCCGCCGTCTCCGCGTCCGGGCTGATCGGCTTCGTCGGGATCATCGTCCCGCACACCGTGCGGCTGCTCGCCGGGTCCAGCTACCGGGTGATCCTGCCGCTGTCCCTGCTCTTCGGCGGGGCGTTCCTGGCGCTGACCGACGTGGTCGCCCGGACCGCCGCCGCGCCCGCCGAGGTGCCCATCGGCGTGGTCACCGCGCTGCTCGGCGGCCCGTTCTTCGTCCTGGTGCTGCGCACCGCCCGTCGGGTGCTGACGTGA
- a CDS encoding ABC transporter ATP-binding protein produces MRDLRVSLDGTPILAGVDLTVERGEWVTVIGPNGAGKSTLLRALGGLLPAPGAIRIFGTPSEALRRRERARVVATVAQSPVVPAGMTVFDYVLLGRTPYVPPLGRESAADLAAVRDVLTRLDLVGFGRRELATLSGGERQRVFLARALAQGATLLLLDEPTSALDIGHQQEVLELVDQLRRAHGLTVLATMHDLSLAGEYADRMVLLAAGRVAAAGPPRDVLTEDLLARHYRASVRVLPGEHGPLVVPVRPR; encoded by the coding sequence GTGCGGGACCTGCGGGTCAGCCTGGACGGCACGCCGATCCTGGCCGGCGTCGACCTGACCGTCGAGCGGGGCGAGTGGGTCACCGTGATCGGCCCGAACGGCGCCGGCAAGTCGACCCTGCTGCGCGCCCTCGGCGGCCTGCTGCCCGCGCCGGGCGCGATCCGCATCTTCGGTACGCCGAGCGAGGCGCTGCGCCGCCGCGAGCGGGCCCGGGTGGTGGCCACCGTCGCGCAGTCCCCGGTCGTCCCGGCCGGCATGACCGTCTTCGACTACGTGCTGCTCGGCCGCACCCCGTACGTCCCCCCGTTGGGCCGGGAGTCCGCCGCCGACCTCGCCGCCGTGCGGGACGTGCTGACCCGCCTCGACCTGGTCGGCTTCGGCCGCCGCGAGCTGGCCACCCTGTCCGGCGGCGAGCGGCAGCGGGTCTTCCTGGCCCGGGCGCTGGCGCAGGGGGCGACCCTGCTGCTGCTCGACGAGCCGACCAGCGCGCTCGACATCGGCCACCAGCAGGAGGTGCTCGAACTGGTCGACCAGCTCCGCCGCGCGCACGGTCTCACCGTCCTCGCCACCATGCACGACCTCTCCCTGGCCGGCGAGTACGCCGACCGGATGGTCCTGCTCGCGGCGGGCCGGGTCGCCGCCGCCGGCCCGCCGCGCGACGTGCTCACCGAGGACCTGCTGGCGAGGCACTACCGCGCCTCGGTCCGGGTCCTGCCCGGCGAGCACGGCCCCCTGGTGGTCCCGGTCCGCCCCCGCTGA
- a CDS encoding DUF4229 domain-containing protein yields the protein MSAAVKYTLGRIGLFVVVVAALWPVDLNIFLKLMLALAFSAALSFFLLRGWRDEMAGEMAGAAERRRAEKERLRSALAGDDEQPGDKS from the coding sequence GTGAGCGCGGCGGTCAAGTACACGCTGGGCCGGATCGGTCTGTTCGTGGTGGTCGTCGCGGCGCTCTGGCCGGTCGACCTGAACATCTTCCTGAAGCTCATGCTGGCGTTGGCGTTCTCCGCCGCGCTCTCGTTCTTCCTGCTGCGGGGCTGGCGGGACGAGATGGCCGGGGAGATGGCCGGGGCCGCCGAGCGCCGCCGGGCCGAGAAGGAGCGGTTGCGCTCCGCCCTGGCCGGCGACGACGAGCAGCCCGGCGACAAGAGCTGA